One Micromonospora eburnea genomic region harbors:
- a CDS encoding 3-oxoacyl-ACP reductase, which translates to MTDRYASFVQSGAGRALVKRLGLPDPPRLRRHTPGDPLVPGPVLLGSATGGRLAEPVGKILTAAGVELADPTTTPGATSRFAALVYDATGITDSTELRQLYDFFHPQARAVRSSGRVVVLGTPPAECGSPREATAQRALEGLTRSIGKEFGRGVTAQLVYVTAAGGAGTPVSLEATLRFLLSGRSAYVSGQVVRVGAGTATVPADWDRPLDGQVVLVTGAARGIGAALAGVLARDGARVVALDVPEAGDALAAVTNEIGGSAVQLDLTAPDAPNRLAEHLAGRHGHVDAVVHNAGITRDKTLGRMDADRWDSVIDVNLSSQERINDVLLARDLIPTGGRIVSVSSIAGIAGNRGQTNYATSKAGVIGLVDSLAPVLHERGISLNAVAPGFIETRLTARMPLVLREAGRRMNSMAQGGLPVDVAETIGWLAWPATGAVTGNLIRVCGQSLLGA; encoded by the coding sequence ATGACCGACAGGTACGCGAGCTTCGTCCAATCGGGGGCCGGTCGCGCGCTGGTCAAGCGCCTCGGGCTGCCCGATCCGCCTCGACTGCGCCGGCACACGCCGGGCGACCCGCTCGTTCCCGGGCCGGTCCTGCTCGGCTCCGCGACCGGGGGCCGGCTCGCCGAGCCGGTCGGCAAGATCCTGACCGCCGCCGGGGTCGAGCTGGCCGACCCGACCACCACCCCCGGTGCCACGTCGCGCTTCGCCGCCCTGGTGTACGACGCCACCGGCATCACCGACTCCACCGAGCTGCGTCAGCTCTACGACTTCTTCCACCCGCAGGCCCGGGCCGTGCGGTCCAGCGGCCGGGTGGTCGTGCTCGGTACCCCGCCGGCCGAATGCGGCTCGCCCCGCGAGGCGACCGCCCAGCGCGCCCTGGAGGGGCTGACCCGCAGCATCGGCAAGGAGTTCGGCCGGGGCGTCACCGCCCAACTGGTGTACGTCACGGCGGCCGGGGGCGCCGGCACCCCGGTCAGCCTGGAGGCCACCCTGCGCTTCCTGCTCTCCGGCCGGTCCGCGTACGTGTCGGGGCAGGTGGTCCGGGTCGGCGCCGGCACCGCCACGGTGCCCGCCGACTGGGACCGGCCGCTGGACGGGCAGGTCGTCCTGGTCACCGGGGCCGCGCGGGGCATCGGCGCGGCGCTCGCCGGGGTGCTCGCCCGGGACGGCGCCCGGGTCGTGGCGCTGGACGTTCCGGAGGCGGGGGACGCGCTGGCCGCGGTCACCAACGAGATCGGCGGCAGCGCGGTGCAGCTCGACCTGACCGCCCCGGACGCCCCGAATCGACTGGCCGAGCACCTGGCCGGCCGGCACGGGCACGTCGACGCGGTGGTGCACAACGCCGGCATCACCCGGGACAAGACCCTCGGCCGGATGGACGCCGACCGCTGGGACTCGGTCATCGACGTGAACCTCTCCAGCCAGGAGCGGATCAACGACGTGCTGCTGGCACGCGACCTGATCCCGACGGGCGGGCGGATCGTCTCGGTCTCCTCGATCGCCGGCATCGCCGGCAACCGGGGGCAGACCAACTACGCGACCAGCAAGGCCGGCGTGATCGGCCTGGTCGACTCGCTCGCCCCGGTGTTGCACGAGCGCGGCATCAGCCTCAACGCGGTCGCGCCCGGGTTCATCGAGACCCGATTGACCGCCCGGATGCCGCTCGTGCTGCGCGAGGCGGGCCGGCGGATGAACAGCATGGCCCAGGGCGGCCTGCCGGTCGATGTGGCCGAGACGATCGGCTGGCTGGCCTGGCCGGCGACCGGCGCGGTCACCGGCAACCTGATCCGGGTCTGCGGCCAGAGTCTGCTGGGGGCGTGA
- a CDS encoding helix-turn-helix domain-containing protein has translation MTMATTVRQSTGWIADDSTFGARLALVRQRMGWGNIAEAAKACGLPVDSWRNWERDNRAPRRITVIAKQISTASGCDYLWLLLGPDHGGEGGTTRQ, from the coding sequence ATGACGATGGCTACGACGGTCCGGCAGTCCACAGGGTGGATCGCCGATGACTCGACGTTCGGCGCTCGCCTGGCCCTGGTCAGACAGCGCATGGGCTGGGGGAACATCGCCGAGGCGGCGAAAGCGTGCGGCCTCCCAGTCGACTCATGGCGCAACTGGGAGCGCGACAACCGGGCGCCGCGCCGGATCACGGTGATCGCTAAGCAGATCAGCACGGCGAGCGGGTGCGACTACCTCTGGCTGCTACTCGGGCCCGATCACGGGGGCGAGGGTGGAACTACTCGCCAGTAG
- a CDS encoding MaoC/PaaZ C-terminal domain-containing protein: MPAAGALYRRALLGALPGTGGRRGPGLPEVELGVSGVAVDRAHLADYDRVCGFRLADRLPATYPHVLGFPLALRLMTAAEFPIPLTGVVHVANRITVHRPVEAGETLDFRTYAERLRPHERGRQLDVVLIGSVGGEEVWRGVSTYLGRERTAGGGPRRDRGDRPAPPATSARWQVTPRVGTEYARVSGDHNPIHTSRLGARLFGFPRPIAHGMWSKARCLAALEGRLPEAYTVEVAFKLPVPLPSTVAFGATATGGAWDFALHDARSGAPQLVGTVR, from the coding sequence ATGCCGGCGGCCGGGGCGCTCTACCGGCGTGCCCTGCTCGGGGCGCTGCCCGGGACGGGCGGGCGGCGCGGGCCGGGCCTGCCCGAGGTGGAGCTCGGTGTCAGCGGGGTGGCCGTGGACCGGGCGCACCTGGCCGACTACGACCGGGTCTGCGGGTTCCGGCTCGCCGACCGGCTGCCGGCCACGTACCCGCACGTGTTGGGCTTCCCGCTGGCGTTGCGGCTGATGACCGCGGCGGAGTTCCCGATCCCGTTGACGGGGGTGGTGCACGTGGCGAACCGGATCACCGTGCACCGGCCGGTCGAGGCCGGCGAGACCCTGGACTTCCGCACGTACGCGGAGCGCCTGCGCCCGCACGAGCGGGGTCGGCAGCTCGACGTGGTGCTGATCGGTTCGGTCGGCGGCGAGGAGGTGTGGCGCGGCGTCTCGACGTACCTGGGGAGGGAGCGGACGGCGGGCGGCGGCCCGCGGCGCGACCGGGGCGACCGTCCGGCCCCGCCGGCCACCTCGGCCCGATGGCAGGTGACCCCCCGGGTGGGGACCGAATACGCCCGGGTCTCCGGCGACCACAACCCGATCCACACCTCCCGGCTCGGGGCGCGGCTGTTCGGCTTCCCCCGCCCGATCGCGCACGGAATGTGGAGCAAGGCCCGCTGCCTGGCCGCGCTGGAGGGCCGACTGCCGGAGGCGTACACGGTGGAGGTGGCGTTCAAGCTGCCGGTGCCGCTGCCGTCCACGGTGGCCTTCGGCGCCACCGCTACGGGCGGGGCCTGGGACTTCGCCCTGCACGACGCGCGGTCCGGCGCGCCGCAGTTGGTGGGCACCGTCCGCTGA
- a CDS encoding SCP2 sterol-binding domain-containing protein, with the protein MTDFDPANFANVSPKEFAQLVKSTPDDKIAEVMSGDMRGKILGEVFGRMPSLFRADRAGSTNAVIHWNITGRADGGTDTYEIVIENGACAVSDAPERDPKLSLTMGPVDFLKIVSGGGNPVMMFMTGKLKAKGDLGLAANIANLFDIPKA; encoded by the coding sequence ATGACGGACTTCGACCCGGCCAACTTCGCGAACGTCAGCCCGAAGGAGTTCGCGCAGCTGGTCAAGTCCACCCCCGACGACAAGATCGCCGAGGTCATGTCCGGCGACATGCGCGGCAAGATCCTCGGCGAGGTCTTCGGCCGCATGCCGTCGCTGTTCCGGGCCGACCGCGCCGGCTCCACCAACGCGGTCATCCACTGGAACATCACCGGCCGCGCCGACGGCGGCACCGACACCTACGAGATCGTCATCGAGAACGGCGCCTGCGCCGTCTCGGATGCCCCGGAGCGGGACCCGAAGCTCAGCCTCACCATGGGCCCGGTCGACTTCCTGAAGATCGTCTCCGGTGGCGGCAACCCGGTCATGATGTTCATGACCGGCAAACTCAAGGCCAAGGGCGACCTGGGTCTGGCCGCCAACATCGCCAACCTGTTCGACATCCCCAAGGCCTGA
- a CDS encoding NUDIX hydrolase — MNEQDFLAAYDPRDYPAVAVTVDVVALTIREGALHLLLIRRGAPPYEGHWALPGGFVHPDEDLATGARRELAEETGLGGERLRRVHLEQLGSYGAPDRDPRMRVVSIAHLAFAPDLPDPSAGTDAEDAVWLPVTALTSRQLAFDHARIIDDGLERARSKLEYTPLATRFLEPEFTITELRAVYETVWGHPLHAGNFHRKVLSVPGFVESTGASTERGGARGGPRAKLYRAGDARLLHPALLRPAREETVR, encoded by the coding sequence GTGAACGAGCAGGACTTCCTCGCCGCGTACGACCCTCGGGACTATCCGGCGGTCGCGGTCACCGTCGACGTGGTGGCCCTGACCATCCGCGAGGGCGCGCTGCACCTGCTGCTGATCCGCCGGGGCGCCCCGCCGTACGAGGGGCACTGGGCGCTGCCCGGCGGCTTCGTCCACCCGGACGAGGACCTGGCCACCGGTGCCCGCCGGGAGCTGGCCGAGGAGACCGGGCTCGGCGGCGAACGGCTGCGCCGCGTCCACCTGGAGCAGCTCGGCAGCTACGGCGCTCCCGACCGCGACCCCCGGATGCGTGTCGTCTCGATCGCCCACCTGGCGTTCGCCCCCGACCTGCCCGACCCGTCCGCCGGCACCGACGCCGAGGACGCGGTCTGGCTGCCGGTGACCGCGTTGACCAGCCGGCAGCTCGCCTTCGACCACGCCCGGATCATCGACGACGGGCTGGAGCGGGCCCGGTCCAAGCTGGAATACACCCCGCTGGCCACCCGCTTCCTCGAACCCGAGTTCACCATCACCGAGCTGCGGGCCGTCTACGAGACGGTCTGGGGGCACCCGCTGCACGCCGGAAACTTCCACCGCAAGGTGCTCTCGGTGCCCGGCTTCGTGGAGAGCACCGGGGCCAGCACCGAGCGCGGCGGCGCGCGCGGCGGGCCCCGGGCCAAGCTCTACCGCGCCGGCGACGCCCGGCTGCTCCACCCGGCGCTGCTGCGTCCCGCCCGCGAGGAGACGGTCCGGTGA
- a CDS encoding helix-turn-helix domain-containing protein yields MASNRTLLSIPEASARLEVSPSTVRRWVRAGKLRSVPMPGGRAKVRADDVTAILSGSQPEAVAS; encoded by the coding sequence ATGGCGTCAAATCGAACGTTGCTAAGCATTCCCGAGGCATCTGCGCGTCTGGAGGTCTCGCCGTCGACCGTCCGCCGCTGGGTGAGGGCCGGCAAGCTCCGGTCCGTACCCATGCCGGGCGGGCGTGCCAAGGTCCGCGCAGACGACGTGACCGCGATCCTCAGTGGATCGCAGCCCGAGGCGGTGGCGTCTTGA
- a CDS encoding TetR/AcrR family transcriptional regulator, whose amino-acid sequence MSGTPAFKRLPRAVREQQMLDAAVRVFSRRGFHAASMDEIADDAGISKPMVYAYLGTKEELFIACLHREGARMTAAIAGAAAPDLPADERLWRGLRAFFGFVGGHRDGWAVLYRQARGSQPFATELAAMRNRLVEVVAGMLDHALRARGREVSATDLEVVAYALVGASESLADWLADHPEADPERTAGRMMNIAWLGADRLLHGASWEEGRAPS is encoded by the coding sequence GTGTCCGGCACCCCCGCCTTCAAGCGCCTACCCCGGGCCGTACGCGAGCAGCAGATGCTGGACGCGGCGGTCAGAGTGTTCTCACGCAGGGGTTTCCATGCCGCCAGCATGGACGAGATAGCCGACGACGCCGGCATCTCCAAGCCGATGGTCTACGCGTATCTCGGCACGAAGGAAGAGCTCTTCATCGCCTGCCTGCACCGGGAGGGCGCCCGGATGACGGCGGCCATCGCCGGGGCGGCGGCCCCCGACCTGCCCGCCGACGAGCGGCTCTGGCGCGGGTTGCGGGCCTTCTTCGGCTTCGTCGGGGGGCACCGGGACGGCTGGGCGGTGCTCTATCGGCAGGCCCGTGGCTCCCAGCCGTTCGCCACCGAACTGGCCGCCATGCGCAACCGGCTGGTCGAGGTGGTCGCCGGCATGCTCGACCACGCGCTGCGGGCCAGGGGGCGCGAGGTGAGCGCCACCGACCTGGAGGTCGTCGCGTACGCCCTGGTGGGCGCGAGCGAGTCGCTGGCCGACTGGCTCGCCGACCACCCGGAGGCCGACCCGGAGCGGACCGCCGGCCGGATGATGAACATCGCCTGGCTCGGCGCCGACCGCCTCCTGCACGGCGCTAGCTGGGAAGAAGGAAGGGCCCCCTCATAA
- a CDS encoding adenylosuccinate synthetase: MRHVMVVDLGYGDAGKGTVVDWLCATRPVHTVVRFNGGAQAAHNVVLRDGRHHTFAQFGAGTFRPGVRTHLSRHVVVDPLALAAEADHLAEVGVPDALDRLTVDGEALLATPYHRAANRAREIARGADRHGSCGLGVGEAVAYGLTHPDEAPRVADCRRPTVLRRRLAALRDRLTAELGPLDAPPVADCLPAYAGFAERVAIVDRAYLAGVLRAGTCVFEGAQGVLLDEWHGFHPYTTWSTTTFANAEALLAEAGLAGAASRLGVLRVTTTRHGPGPLVTEDPALPYADPRNPTNPWQGRFRFGHFDAVAHRYALDVVGGVDGLALTHLDLAGPELRICRRYDILDRLVPGPAGDLDRQAALTARLLRARPLYDTPPTNWPTTIETELASPLLLTSHGPTAEHKRPTPVRGVPFSTAGVMRGPFLLPS, encoded by the coding sequence GTGAGGCACGTGATGGTGGTCGACCTCGGCTACGGCGACGCCGGCAAGGGCACCGTCGTGGACTGGCTCTGCGCGACCCGGCCGGTGCACACGGTGGTCCGGTTCAACGGGGGCGCGCAGGCGGCGCACAACGTCGTGCTGCGCGACGGACGACACCACACGTTCGCGCAGTTCGGCGCCGGGACGTTCCGCCCCGGGGTGCGTACGCACCTGTCGCGGCACGTGGTGGTGGACCCGCTGGCGCTGGCCGCCGAGGCCGACCACCTCGCGGAGGTCGGCGTGCCCGACGCGCTCGACCGGCTGACCGTGGACGGCGAGGCGCTGCTTGCCACCCCGTACCACCGGGCCGCGAACCGGGCCCGGGAGATCGCCCGGGGAGCCGACCGGCACGGCTCCTGCGGGCTGGGGGTGGGTGAGGCCGTCGCGTACGGCCTCACCCACCCCGACGAGGCGCCCAGGGTGGCGGACTGCCGCCGCCCGACCGTGCTGCGCCGTCGGCTCGCCGCGTTGCGGGACCGGCTCACCGCCGAACTGGGCCCGCTGGACGCGCCGCCGGTCGCCGACTGCCTGCCCGCGTACGCCGGGTTCGCCGAGCGGGTGGCGATCGTGGACCGGGCGTACCTGGCCGGGGTGCTGCGGGCGGGGACCTGTGTCTTCGAGGGGGCGCAGGGGGTGCTGCTGGACGAGTGGCACGGCTTCCACCCGTACACGACGTGGAGCACCACCACCTTCGCCAACGCGGAGGCGCTGCTCGCCGAGGCGGGCCTGGCCGGCGCCGCCAGCCGGCTCGGGGTGCTGCGGGTGACGACCACCCGGCACGGGCCCGGGCCGCTGGTCACCGAGGACCCGGCGCTGCCGTACGCGGACCCGCGCAACCCGACCAACCCCTGGCAGGGCCGGTTCCGGTTCGGCCACTTCGACGCGGTCGCCCACCGGTACGCCCTCGACGTCGTCGGCGGGGTGGACGGCTTGGCGCTCACCCACCTCGACCTGGCCGGCCCGGAGCTGCGGATCTGCCGCCGCTACGACATCCTGGACCGGCTGGTGCCCGGCCCGGCCGGCGACCTCGACCGGCAGGCCGCGCTCACCGCCCGCCTGCTGCGCGCCCGCCCGCTCTACGACACCCCACCCACCAACTGGCCCACAACGATCGAAACCGAGCTGGCCTCCCCACTCCTACTCACCTCCCACGGCCCCACCGCCGAACACAAACGCCCCACGCCCGTTAGAGGGGTTCCCTTCTCTACCGCAGGCGTTATGAGGGGGCCCTTCCTTCTTCCCAGCTAG
- a CDS encoding serine/threonine protein kinase, producing MRTEEAIRLVTEARTDADLFGADMSTHRYRRLVAALHPDRLGAADPAVRAAATDALIEVTTRWRGGGGTMLGDYALRRLAYAGDLADLYDVGADRLLKLPRDPADNDLMAREARALRVIAERGDPRYLPYVPRLVDSLRIRDAATGADRLANVLAAAPGLHSLEEVRRAYPDGLDPRDAAWMWRRLLVALGLAHRAGVVHGAVLPRHVLIEPDAHGLVLVDWCFSMVDGGVVPALAPGDEDWYPPEVTGRRSCGPGTDLALAARCLTWLMADRAPRELRAFAAGCQRPKLAARPDDAWRLLGELDEVLERLYGPRIFRPFTLNP from the coding sequence GTGAGGACCGAGGAGGCGATCCGCCTGGTCACGGAGGCGCGCACCGACGCGGACCTGTTCGGCGCCGACATGTCCACCCACCGCTATCGCAGGCTGGTCGCGGCCCTGCACCCCGACCGGCTGGGCGCGGCCGACCCGGCGGTACGCGCCGCCGCCACCGACGCGCTGATCGAGGTCACCACCCGATGGCGGGGAGGAGGCGGCACCATGCTCGGTGACTACGCGCTCCGCCGGCTCGCGTACGCCGGCGACCTGGCCGACCTGTACGACGTCGGGGCGGACCGGCTGCTCAAGCTGCCCCGGGACCCGGCCGACAACGACCTGATGGCCCGCGAGGCGCGCGCCCTGCGGGTGATCGCGGAGCGGGGCGACCCGCGCTACCTGCCGTACGTGCCCCGGCTGGTCGACTCGCTCCGGATCCGGGACGCGGCGACCGGGGCGGACCGGTTGGCCAACGTGCTGGCCGCCGCGCCCGGGCTGCACAGCCTGGAGGAGGTACGCCGGGCGTACCCGGACGGGCTGGACCCGCGCGACGCGGCCTGGATGTGGCGGCGGCTGCTGGTCGCCCTCGGCCTGGCCCATCGCGCCGGGGTGGTGCATGGCGCGGTGCTCCCCCGGCACGTGCTGATCGAGCCGGACGCGCACGGCCTGGTGCTGGTCGACTGGTGCTTCTCGATGGTCGACGGCGGAGTGGTCCCGGCACTGGCCCCCGGCGACGAGGACTGGTACCCGCCGGAGGTGACCGGGCGTCGGTCCTGCGGCCCCGGCACCGACCTGGCGCTGGCCGCCCGCTGCCTGACCTGGCTGATGGCCGACCGTGCCCCGCGCGAGCTGCGCGCCTTCGCGGCCGGTTGCCAGCGCCCGAAGCTGGCCGCCCGGCCCGACGACGCGTGGCGGCTGCTCGGCGAACTCGACGAGGTGCTGGAGCGGCTCTACGGCCCCCGCATTTTCCGGCCCTTCACCCTCAACCCCTAG
- a CDS encoding AMP-binding protein, whose product MDLPFVVATLTRRGLLTPGRPIRVAAQLGALRRWGWSLAGELRQAAARDPGCTAVVDEHGGTLTYQELLDRAERLARAMRAGLGVRAGDRIGMLCRNHHGLIESIVAAMLLGADAVLVNTGLSATQLATVAEEQALRVLVHDDEFAERLLGLPADVLRIDERGREEMTAAALPGDQLQPPERDGRAIVLTSGTTGAPKGARRPTPNGFGPLVSIIDRIPLHVRDTVMIAAPIFHTWGYAALQVAFALRATIVLHRRFDPAATLAALAARPCDALFAVPVMLQRLMEVPPPDPRPPLKVVAVSGSALPGGLATAFMGRYGDVLHNLYGSTEVSWASIADPADLRRAPDTAGRPPHGTRLKILDQAGNPVPDGQVGRIFVGNEMLFEGYTSGAGRERRDGLLDTGDLGRLTADGLLFVNGRVDDMIVSGGENVFPSEVEDLIARLPQVREVAVIGVPDPEYGERLAAFLALRPGETLDAEAVREYVRRYLARFSVPRDVVFVKYLPRNATGKVLNRELRRYYG is encoded by the coding sequence ATGGACCTGCCGTTCGTCGTCGCCACGCTGACCCGCCGTGGACTGCTCACCCCGGGCCGGCCCATCCGGGTCGCCGCCCAGCTCGGCGCGCTACGCAGGTGGGGCTGGAGCCTCGCCGGCGAGCTGCGCCAGGCCGCCGCGCGTGATCCGGGGTGTACCGCCGTGGTCGACGAGCACGGCGGCACGCTGACGTACCAGGAACTGCTGGACCGGGCCGAGCGGCTGGCCCGCGCGATGCGGGCCGGGCTCGGCGTCCGGGCCGGCGACCGGATCGGCATGCTGTGCCGCAACCACCACGGACTGATCGAGTCGATCGTCGCGGCGATGCTGCTCGGCGCGGACGCCGTACTGGTCAACACCGGGCTCTCCGCGACGCAGCTCGCCACCGTGGCCGAGGAGCAGGCGCTGCGGGTGCTGGTGCACGACGACGAGTTCGCCGAGCGTCTCCTCGGCCTCCCCGCCGACGTGCTGCGGATCGACGAACGCGGCCGCGAGGAGATGACCGCTGCCGCCCTCCCCGGCGACCAGCTCCAGCCGCCGGAGCGGGACGGCCGGGCCATCGTGCTCACCTCCGGCACCACGGGCGCGCCCAAGGGCGCCCGGCGGCCCACACCGAACGGCTTCGGCCCGCTGGTGTCCATCATCGACCGGATCCCGCTGCACGTCCGGGACACCGTCATGATCGCCGCGCCGATCTTCCACACCTGGGGATACGCCGCCCTCCAGGTGGCCTTCGCGCTGCGCGCCACGATCGTGCTGCACCGCCGGTTCGACCCGGCCGCCACGCTGGCCGCCCTGGCGGCGCGGCCCTGCGACGCGCTGTTCGCCGTACCGGTGATGCTGCAACGGCTGATGGAGGTGCCGCCGCCGGACCCCCGCCCGCCGCTGAAGGTGGTCGCGGTCAGCGGCTCCGCGCTCCCCGGCGGGCTGGCCACCGCGTTCATGGGCCGCTACGGCGATGTCCTGCACAACCTGTACGGCTCGACCGAGGTCTCCTGGGCGTCCATCGCCGACCCGGCCGACCTGCGCCGGGCGCCCGACACCGCCGGCCGGCCCCCGCACGGCACCCGGTTGAAGATCCTGGACCAGGCCGGCAACCCCGTGCCCGACGGCCAGGTCGGGCGGATCTTCGTGGGCAACGAGATGCTCTTCGAGGGATACACCTCGGGGGCGGGCCGGGAGCGCCGCGACGGTCTGCTGGACACCGGTGACCTGGGCCGGCTCACCGCCGACGGCCTGCTCTTCGTCAACGGGCGGGTCGACGACATGATCGTCTCCGGTGGTGAGAACGTCTTCCCGTCCGAGGTGGAGGACCTGATCGCCCGGCTGCCCCAGGTCCGCGAGGTCGCGGTGATCGGCGTACCCGACCCCGAGTACGGCGAGCGGCTCGCCGCGTTCCTGGCGCTGCGTCCCGGCGAGACGCTCGACGCGGAGGCGGTCCGCGAATACGTGCGGCGCTACCTGGCCCGCTTCTCGGTGCCCCGGGACGTGGTCTTCGTGAAGTACCTGCCGCGCAACGCCACCGGCAAGGTCCTCAACCGCGAACTGCGCCGCTACTACGGCTGA
- a CDS encoding acyl-CoA dehydrogenase family protein, translating into MAEFSLDLNEEQRDLRDWVHGFASDVVRPAAAEWDAREETPWPIIQEAAKVGLYGFEFLATCWADPTGLSLPIASEELFWGDAGIGLSIFGTSLAVAAIYGAGTPDQLVEWVPQCFGDADQPAVAAFCTTEPEAGSDVGAMRTRAVYDEATDEWVLNGQKAYATNGGIAGVHVVTASVEPELGSRGQAAFVVPPGTPGLTATRKLRKLGLRASHTADVFLDDVRVPGRCLLGERDALLARLDRARSGQRASGQAAMRTFELSRPTVGAQALGVARAAYEYALDYARERVQFGRPIIENQAVAFALADMRMEIDAARLLVWRASWMGRNNRPFTAGEGSMSKLKAGEVAVSVTEKAVQLLGGAGFLRDHPVERWYRDAKIYTIFEGTSEIQRLVISRAVSGMQIR; encoded by the coding sequence ATGGCCGAGTTCTCGCTCGACCTGAACGAGGAACAGCGGGACCTCCGCGACTGGGTGCACGGCTTCGCCAGCGACGTCGTGCGCCCCGCCGCGGCCGAGTGGGACGCCCGCGAGGAGACCCCCTGGCCGATCATCCAGGAGGCGGCGAAGGTCGGCCTGTACGGCTTCGAGTTTCTCGCCACCTGCTGGGCCGACCCCACCGGCCTCTCCCTGCCGATCGCCAGCGAGGAGCTGTTCTGGGGCGACGCCGGCATCGGGCTGAGCATCTTCGGCACCTCGCTGGCCGTCGCCGCCATCTACGGCGCCGGCACGCCCGACCAGCTCGTCGAGTGGGTGCCGCAGTGCTTCGGCGACGCCGACCAGCCCGCCGTCGCCGCGTTCTGCACCACGGAGCCGGAGGCCGGCTCCGACGTCGGAGCCATGCGTACCCGCGCGGTCTACGACGAGGCCACCGACGAGTGGGTGCTGAACGGGCAGAAGGCGTACGCCACCAACGGCGGGATCGCCGGGGTGCACGTGGTCACCGCCTCGGTCGAGCCGGAGCTGGGCTCGCGTGGGCAGGCCGCGTTCGTCGTACCGCCGGGCACGCCGGGGCTGACCGCCACCCGCAAGCTACGCAAGCTCGGGCTACGCGCGTCACACACCGCCGACGTCTTCCTCGACGACGTACGGGTGCCCGGGCGGTGCCTGCTCGGCGAGCGGGACGCCCTGCTGGCCCGGCTCGACCGGGCGCGTTCCGGGCAGCGCGCCTCCGGCCAGGCGGCGATGCGCACCTTCGAGCTGTCCCGCCCGACCGTCGGCGCGCAGGCGCTCGGCGTGGCCCGCGCCGCGTACGAGTACGCCCTGGACTACGCCCGGGAACGGGTGCAGTTCGGCCGGCCGATCATCGAGAACCAGGCGGTCGCGTTCGCGCTCGCCGACATGCGGATGGAGATCGACGCGGCCCGGCTGCTGGTCTGGCGGGCGTCCTGGATGGGACGCAACAACCGGCCATTCACCGCGGGCGAGGGCTCGATGTCCAAGCTCAAGGCCGGCGAGGTGGCGGTCTCGGTCACCGAGAAGGCGGTCCAGTTGCTCGGCGGCGCCGGCTTCCTGCGCGACCACCCGGTCGAGCGCTGGTACCGAGACGCCAAGATCTACACCATCTTCGAGGGCACCTCCGAGATCCAACGACTGGTCATCTCCCGGGCCGTCTCCGGGATGCAGATCCGCTGA